The following are encoded together in the Daucus carota subsp. sativus chromosome 5, DH1 v3.0, whole genome shotgun sequence genome:
- the LOC108222334 gene encoding transcription factor JUNGBRUNNEN 1 gives MDKDDQMVGGVSLENTCNWELQDTAGEQDEDDTRLPGFRFHPTDEELVGFYLRRKVEKRPIRIELIKHIDIYKYEPWDLPKGSDVGDKEWYFFCRRGRKYRNSTRPNRVTSSGFWKATGIDKPIYSEARRDLCVGLKKSLVYYRGSAGKGTKTDWMMHEFRLPPPDYQTTKTPSKVIELNDAIFQEAEVWTLCRILKRNASPKKDQKNASKRNTCTGGSDNIHGLDINTFQQSPVSTNQQINEYQPAVFPNNQIVTDLNHLVMGPVTSSNFSSPEMNEFVQYADWEELRSFAEFAGNQCIL, from the exons ATGGATAAGGATGATCAGATGGTGGGTGGTGTAAGCTTAGAAAATACTTGTAACTGGGAGCTGCAGGATACTGCTGGAGAACAAGATGAAGATGATACTCGACTTCCAGGGTTTCGATTTCATCCGACTGATGAAGAGCTGGTAGGTTTTTATCTTCGTCGGAAGGTTGAGAAAAGGCCTATCAGGATTGAGCTCATCAAACATATTGATATTTACAAATATGAACCATGGGATCTTCCAA AAGGCAGTGATGTTGGAGACAAAGAGTGGTACTTCTTTTGTAGAAGAGGCAGAAAGTACAGGAATAGCACCAGACCCAACAGGGTCACAAGCTCTGGATTTTGGAAAGCCACTGGCATTGACAAACCAATATACTCAGAAGCCCGTCGAGATCTGTGTGTTGGATTGAAGAAATCATTAGTTTACTATCGCGGAAGTGCTGGCAAAGGCACCAAGACTGATTGGATGATGCACGAGTTTCGCCTCCCTCCTCCTGATTATCAAACCACCAAGACTCCCTCCAAAGTTATCGAGCTTAATGATGCAATATTTCAAGAAGCT GAAGTTTGGACGCTTTGtcgaattttaaaaagaaatgcGTCTCCAAAGAAAGATCAGAAAAATGCTAGTAAAAGAAATACATGCACTGGTGGATCTGACAATATCCATGGGTTGGATATCAATACTTTCCAGCAGAGTCCAGTATCTACTAATCAGCAGATTAATGAGTACCAGCCAGCAGTTTTTCCAAATAACCAGATTGTTACAGATTTAAACCATTTGGTTATGGGGCCAGTCACAAGCTCCAACTTTTCGAGCCCAGAAATGAACGAGTTTGTGCAATATGCAGATTGGGAAGAACTCAGAAGTTTTGCAGAGTTCGCTGGTAATCAGTGCATACTATAA